Proteins from a genomic interval of Leifsonia shinshuensis:
- a CDS encoding glycerate kinase has protein sequence MGLSWADAGPWWRRPPGWEVRDGDGLAIGSANPGVRTPRRPAIYASLWGCARSSSPPTPSRAIAAALDAGATALLLAIGGSASTDGGAGMLTALGARLLDADGDDIVPGNRGLAGLSRAELTLRALPAGGARVLSDVTSPLLGPAGAAAVFGPQKGARPADMPVLEAGLARFADVLREAGVAVDPATPGAGAAGGTGYGLLAWGAVIAPGSAAVGEALGLPAMVAGAHAVVTGEGRYDDQSAAGKVPEYVAALARAAGIPALLAAGSIAADPRGFAAAASLSELAGGSAAAIADPLRWAAAAGADLARRFAAVGNGGD, from the coding sequence ATCGGGCTGAGTTGGGCCGATGCTGGGCCATGGTGGAGGCGTCCGCCAGGGTGGGAGGTCCGTGACGGTGACGGTCTCGCTATCGGGTCCGCCAATCCCGGCGTCCGCACGCCGCGGCGACCGGCGATCTATGCCAGCCTGTGGGGATGCGCACGGTCGTCTTCGCCCCCGACTCCTTCAAGGGCGATCGCGGCGGCACTGGACGCGGGGGCGACGGCGCTGCTGCTCGCGATCGGCGGCAGCGCGTCCACGGACGGCGGAGCGGGGATGCTGACCGCGCTCGGAGCGCGGCTGCTCGACGCGGACGGGGACGACATCGTCCCGGGGAATCGCGGGCTGGCCGGCCTCTCCCGGGCCGAACTGACCCTGCGAGCGCTTCCTGCGGGAGGCGCGCGTGTGCTGAGCGACGTGACGAGCCCGCTGCTCGGACCCGCGGGTGCGGCGGCGGTGTTCGGGCCGCAGAAGGGTGCGCGTCCCGCGGACATGCCCGTGCTGGAGGCCGGGCTCGCCCGATTCGCCGACGTGCTGCGGGAGGCCGGGGTCGCCGTCGACCCTGCGACGCCGGGAGCGGGCGCGGCGGGCGGGACCGGGTACGGCCTGCTCGCCTGGGGCGCGGTGATCGCGCCGGGGTCCGCGGCGGTCGGGGAGGCTCTGGGGCTGCCCGCGATGGTGGCGGGTGCGCACGCAGTGGTGACGGGGGAGGGCCGGTACGACGACCAGTCGGCGGCGGGGAAAGTTCCCGAGTACGTGGCGGCGCTGGCGCGGGCGGCCGGGATCCCCGCCCTCCTGGCGGCCGGGTCGATCGCCGCCGACCCGCGCGGATTCGCCGCTGCGGCCTCGCTCTCGGAGCTCGCGGGCGGGTCGGCGGCCGCCATCGCGGACCCGCTCCGCTGGGCCGCGGCCGCCGGTGCGGACCTGGCCCGCCGCTTCGCCGCTGTCGGCAACGGAGGAGATTAG
- a CDS encoding MFS transporter, which translates to MIPSARRVQGVYLTLLLGNTLAASFIWGINTLFLLDAGLTNFEAFAANAFFTAGMVLFEIPTGVVADTIGRRASYLLGTITLSSSTVLYWLLWLWHAPFFWWAVASMLLGLGFTFFSGATDAWMVDALTFTGYKGSLESVFGRALVVTGAAMFAGSVLGGVIAQVTNLGVPFLLRAGVLVLMFVFAFVAMRDVGFTPDRSMGPWRATRNVLSQSIEHGMRKRSVRYVILSAPFASGVGIYAFYALQPYLLELYGDPKAYSVAGLAAAILSLAQAAGGIFAPRLRRLFAKRTTAIIGASLASIVILVAMGLTAFFWFAVVLLVIWGFVFAVAGPVRQAYLNDMIPSQQRATVLSFDSLFGSLGGVVIQPALGRAADLWGYGTSLVIGGAIELIGIPFLLASRRQGDPSDSAGARGDAGETGEAEAAPTTP; encoded by the coding sequence ATGATCCCCTCCGCCCGCCGGGTCCAGGGCGTCTATCTCACGCTCCTGCTCGGCAACACCCTGGCCGCGTCGTTCATCTGGGGGATCAACACGCTCTTCCTGCTCGACGCCGGGCTGACCAACTTCGAAGCGTTCGCGGCGAACGCGTTCTTCACGGCCGGGATGGTCCTCTTCGAGATCCCGACCGGCGTCGTCGCCGACACCATCGGGCGTCGCGCCTCCTACCTGCTCGGGACGATCACCCTGTCGTCGTCGACCGTCCTCTACTGGCTGCTCTGGCTGTGGCATGCACCGTTCTTCTGGTGGGCAGTCGCCTCCATGCTGCTCGGACTCGGCTTCACCTTCTTCTCCGGTGCGACCGACGCGTGGATGGTCGACGCGCTCACGTTCACCGGCTACAAGGGGAGCCTGGAGTCGGTCTTCGGCCGCGCGCTCGTCGTCACCGGCGCCGCGATGTTCGCCGGCTCCGTGCTGGGCGGGGTGATCGCGCAGGTGACGAACCTCGGTGTGCCGTTCCTGTTGCGGGCCGGCGTGCTCGTGTTGATGTTCGTGTTCGCATTCGTCGCGATGCGCGACGTCGGGTTCACCCCCGACCGGTCGATGGGACCGTGGCGGGCGACCAGGAACGTCCTCTCGCAGTCGATCGAGCACGGGATGCGGAAGCGCTCGGTGCGCTACGTCATCCTGTCGGCGCCGTTCGCGTCCGGGGTCGGGATCTACGCGTTCTACGCCCTCCAGCCCTACCTGCTCGAACTGTACGGCGACCCGAAGGCGTACTCGGTCGCGGGACTCGCGGCGGCCATCCTGTCGCTGGCGCAGGCGGCGGGCGGCATCTTCGCGCCGCGGCTCCGGCGCCTGTTCGCCAAGCGGACGACGGCGATCATCGGCGCCTCGCTCGCCAGCATCGTGATCCTGGTGGCGATGGGGCTGACCGCGTTCTTCTGGTTCGCCGTGGTGCTGCTGGTGATCTGGGGCTTCGTCTTCGCGGTGGCGGGACCGGTGCGGCAGGCGTACCTGAACGACATGATCCCGTCCCAGCAGCGCGCGACGGTGCTGTCGTTCGACTCGCTGTTCGGGAGCCTCGGCGGTGTGGTCATCCAGCCGGCCCTCGGGCGCGCGGCCGACCTGTGGGGGTACGGGACGTCGCTGGTCATCGGCGGGGCGATCGAGCTGATCGGGATCCCGTTCCTGCTAGCGAGCCGGCGGCAGGGCGACCCGTCGGACTCGGCCGGGGCGCGCGGCGACGCCGGGGAGACCGGCGAGGCGGAGGCGGCACCCACCACTCCGTGA
- a CDS encoding MFS transporter, with the protein MSTDGGSTVQTGRLAKPEGVLAPRYRWVSVGMCLLVTLAAFEALAVTTIMPTVSRELDGAALYAFAFAGPLAVGVVGMVVAGTWCDRGNPRTVLFASVGLFGAGLILAGLAPTMGLFVTGRLVHGLGGGALTVALYVIVARVYPPPLHARIFAGFAAAWVVPSLIGPVIAGAVAETVGWRWVFLGVVALVVLAMLMVVPAMRGVHGPEERPAGGRTELVRAGLAALVAVAVLALTLAAGSRGPVQWLVPVFAAAAAVAALRPLLPVGTLRARRGLPSVILVRGIVAGTFFSAEVYVPLLMVTQYGASPAVAGLALTAAGLSWAAASWAQGRFPAIGHRLAARLGALGLTIAIASLLVTALTGASPVVVVVGWAFAGAGMGLLYPRLGVLTLEYSTPADQGFNSSALSIADSTGSAIALATTAIAFSALGGAASPIAFAGVFAVNGVLCLAAWLCGGRIHRR; encoded by the coding sequence ATGAGCACGGACGGGGGATCGACGGTCCAGACCGGGCGCCTCGCCAAGCCGGAGGGGGTGCTCGCGCCGCGCTACCGCTGGGTGAGCGTCGGCATGTGCCTGCTCGTCACGCTGGCGGCGTTCGAAGCGCTCGCGGTGACGACGATCATGCCGACCGTCAGCCGCGAGCTCGACGGCGCCGCGCTCTACGCCTTCGCGTTCGCCGGCCCCCTCGCCGTCGGGGTCGTCGGGATGGTGGTCGCCGGCACGTGGTGCGACCGCGGCAACCCGCGCACCGTCCTGTTCGCCTCGGTGGGACTGTTCGGCGCCGGCCTCATCCTCGCCGGGCTCGCTCCGACGATGGGGCTGTTCGTCACCGGGCGGCTTGTCCACGGGCTCGGCGGCGGCGCGCTCACGGTCGCGCTGTACGTGATCGTCGCGCGCGTCTACCCGCCGCCGCTGCACGCCCGCATCTTCGCCGGCTTCGCCGCGGCGTGGGTCGTCCCGTCGCTGATCGGGCCCGTCATCGCGGGCGCCGTCGCCGAGACGGTCGGCTGGCGCTGGGTGTTCCTCGGAGTCGTCGCGCTCGTGGTGCTGGCCATGCTCATGGTGGTGCCGGCGATGCGCGGCGTCCACGGCCCGGAGGAGCGGCCGGCCGGCGGCCGCACCGAGCTGGTGCGCGCCGGGCTGGCCGCGCTCGTCGCCGTCGCCGTCCTCGCCCTCACCCTCGCGGCCGGGTCCCGCGGTCCCGTCCAGTGGCTGGTGCCGGTGTTCGCGGCCGCCGCTGCGGTCGCCGCCCTGCGGCCGCTGCTCCCGGTGGGCACGCTGCGAGCGCGGCGCGGCCTGCCGAGCGTCATCCTGGTCCGGGGCATCGTGGCGGGGACGTTCTTCTCGGCCGAGGTGTACGTCCCGCTGCTGATGGTCACGCAGTACGGCGCGTCTCCGGCCGTCGCGGGGCTCGCGCTGACGGCGGCCGGCCTCAGCTGGGCCGCCGCCTCGTGGGCGCAGGGCCGCTTCCCGGCCATCGGCCACCGGCTCGCCGCCCGGCTCGGCGCGCTCGGGCTCACCATCGCGATCGCCTCCCTGCTGGTGACCGCGCTGACCGGCGCCTCCCCGGTGGTCGTCGTGGTCGGCTGGGCGTTCGCGGGCGCGGGCATGGGCCTGCTCTACCCGCGGCTCGGCGTGCTCACCCTGGAGTACTCGACCCCCGCCGACCAGGGCTTCAACAGCTCGGCGCTCTCGATCGCGGACTCCACCGGCTCGGCGATCGCGCTGGCGACCACCGCGATCGCGTTCTCGGCGCTCGGCGGAGCCGCGTCGCCGATCGCGTTCGCGGGCGTGTTCGCCGTGAACGGCGTGCTCTGCCTGGCCGCGTGGCTGTGCGGCGGGCGCATCCACCGCCGCTGA
- a CDS encoding substrate-binding domain-containing protein encodes MSHDPAQRAASIRDVAQLAGVSHQTVSRVINDHPSIRESTRQRVLDAMEQLQYRPNRAARALVTARSRTLGVLSTTAAALYGPVSSINAVQGAARDAGYYLAVAQIPQLDDAGIAAALDHLLAQAVEGIIVIAPQDLVLEHISSARLAVPYVTLQGGSEYVARELTVDQEAGARAATAHLVSLGHRRILHLTGPLVWFEAQARAAGYARELEAAGLAVPPLLEGDWSAESGYRAARSFLRDPEATAVFASNDQMALGVYHAAREAGRRIPEDLSVVGFDDIPEAAHFWPPLTTVLQDFTELGRRSVERLVAEIEGGEVPGPASLLPELIVRASTAPAPA; translated from the coding sequence GTGAGCCACGACCCCGCGCAACGCGCCGCGAGCATCCGCGACGTCGCCCAGCTCGCGGGCGTCTCGCACCAGACCGTGTCCCGGGTCATCAACGACCACCCGAGCATCCGGGAGTCCACCCGGCAGCGCGTCCTCGACGCGATGGAGCAGCTGCAGTACCGGCCCAACCGCGCCGCGCGGGCGCTCGTCACCGCCCGCTCCCGGACGCTCGGCGTGCTCTCCACCACCGCCGCGGCGCTGTACGGCCCGGTGTCGAGCATCAACGCCGTGCAGGGCGCCGCGCGCGACGCCGGCTACTACCTCGCGGTCGCCCAGATCCCGCAGCTCGACGACGCCGGGATCGCGGCCGCGCTCGACCACCTGCTCGCCCAGGCGGTGGAGGGCATCATCGTGATCGCCCCGCAGGACCTCGTGCTGGAGCACATCTCGAGTGCCCGGCTCGCCGTCCCGTACGTGACGCTCCAGGGCGGCTCCGAGTACGTCGCGCGCGAGCTGACCGTCGACCAGGAGGCGGGCGCCCGCGCGGCCACCGCCCACCTGGTCTCGCTCGGCCACCGGCGCATCCTCCACCTGACGGGGCCGCTGGTGTGGTTCGAGGCGCAGGCCCGCGCCGCCGGCTACGCCCGCGAACTGGAGGCGGCGGGGCTCGCCGTGCCACCGCTGCTGGAGGGCGACTGGTCGGCCGAGTCCGGGTACCGGGCCGCCCGGTCGTTCCTGCGCGACCCCGAGGCGACCGCCGTGTTCGCCTCCAACGACCAGATGGCGCTCGGCGTCTACCACGCGGCCAGGGAGGCCGGCCGCCGCATCCCCGAGGACCTCAGCGTCGTCGGCTTCGACGACATCCCCGAGGCGGCGCACTTCTGGCCGCCGCTGACGACCGTGCTGCAGGACTTCACCGAGCTGGGCCGCCGCAGCGTCGAACGGCTGGTGGCCGAGATCGAGGGCGGCGAGGTGCCGGGCCCCGCGAGCCTCCTGCCGGAGCTGATCGTGCGCGCCTCCACCGCACCCGCCCCGGCCTGA
- a CDS encoding amino acid permease, with protein MTEPAPSTTRVPAAGGTAEHVEHRGHLGVAGGTALYVAAVLGTGILVLPALAAAAAGPGAILAVAALALISVPLAATFAALARRHPDAGGVATFARRAFGPTAARIVSYWFFFGTPIGAPIAALMTARYVVAVIGGGAAQTTLIAIALMVVPVAVTAFGVRFAASVQLVLSGALIAVLVFVLAAAAPHARAENLQPLLPHGWSGVGLAMSLYIWAFAGWEAVAGIGGEFRNPRRDIPRATALALVIVSVAYLAIQTVTVAVLGSGASTSAVPLLDLVSVATGSGGGVVVAVIAAIVVTGVFNAYLAAFSKLGAAMGRDGDLPAWFGRGAENGAVARRGLLLSAVVMALYSVVVLASGDLQPFILVHTSIAAAVYGLGVASAIVLLPTRSPGWWMAVLSCVFAAGLLALAGWHLVFPAGIAVIAALVGVAASRRARRRR; from the coding sequence GTGACCGAACCTGCGCCCTCCACCACGCGCGTACCCGCTGCAGGCGGAACAGCGGAGCACGTCGAGCACCGCGGCCACCTCGGCGTCGCGGGCGGCACCGCGCTCTACGTCGCGGCCGTGCTCGGCACCGGCATCCTGGTGCTCCCCGCGCTGGCCGCGGCGGCGGCCGGGCCCGGCGCCATCCTCGCGGTCGCCGCGCTCGCGCTCATCTCCGTCCCGCTGGCCGCGACCTTCGCCGCCCTGGCCCGCCGGCACCCGGACGCGGGAGGCGTCGCGACCTTCGCACGGCGGGCGTTCGGGCCGACCGCCGCGCGCATCGTCAGCTACTGGTTCTTCTTCGGCACCCCGATCGGCGCTCCCATCGCCGCCCTGATGACCGCACGCTACGTCGTGGCGGTGATCGGCGGCGGCGCAGCGCAGACCACCCTCATCGCGATCGCCCTCATGGTCGTGCCGGTGGCGGTGACCGCGTTCGGCGTCCGCTTCGCCGCGTCGGTGCAGCTGGTGCTCTCCGGGGCGCTCATCGCGGTCCTCGTGTTCGTCCTCGCGGCCGCCGCTCCGCACGCGCGCGCCGAAAACCTGCAGCCGCTGCTCCCGCACGGCTGGTCCGGGGTCGGCCTCGCGATGAGCCTCTACATCTGGGCGTTCGCCGGCTGGGAGGCCGTCGCGGGCATCGGCGGCGAGTTCCGCAACCCGCGGCGCGACATCCCGCGGGCGACGGCCCTCGCGCTCGTGATCGTGTCGGTGGCGTACCTGGCGATCCAGACCGTCACCGTCGCCGTGCTCGGGTCGGGCGCCTCCACCTCGGCGGTCCCGCTGCTCGACCTGGTCTCGGTCGCGACCGGCTCCGGGGGAGGGGTCGTGGTCGCCGTCATCGCGGCGATCGTCGTCACCGGCGTCTTCAACGCGTACCTGGCGGCCTTCAGCAAGCTGGGCGCCGCGATGGGCCGCGACGGCGACCTGCCCGCCTGGTTCGGCCGCGGCGCCGAGAACGGCGCGGTCGCCCGGCGCGGGCTCCTGCTGTCCGCCGTGGTGATGGCGCTGTACTCGGTGGTGGTGCTCGCCAGCGGCGACCTCCAGCCGTTCATCCTCGTGCACACCAGCATCGCGGCGGCGGTGTACGGGCTCGGCGTCGCCAGCGCGATCGTGCTGCTGCCGACGCGGTCGCCCGGCTGGTGGATGGCGGTGCTGTCGTGCGTGTTCGCGGCCGGCCTGCTCGCGCTCGCGGGCTGGCACCTGGTGTTCCCCGCCGGCATCGCGGTCATCGCGGCGCTCGTGGGGGTGGCCGCGAGCCGGCGGGCCCGCCGTCGTCGCTGA
- a CDS encoding glycosyltransferase family 39 protein yields the protein MSVSTAPSQTVSPSSATATAPPGRSAVWLRRLVRGREDAAVWERPALLGLLAVTALLYLWDLAASGWANSFYSAAVQAGSVNWEAFFYGSSDAANSITVDKPPASLWIMALSVRIFGLSSWSILVPEALMGVATVWLVYLIVRRNFSARTALLAGGVLAVTPVAALMFRFNNPDALLVLLLTLATYLTLRGIESGRIRWVVWAGVAVGFGFLTKQLQAFLILPVLAGVYLAAARVSWAKRFGHLFAALGAVVAAAGWWVAIVELMPASMRPYIGGSQTNSFLELTFGYNGLGRLTGNETGSVTSGRGGATGGGMWGATGILRLFENEIGGQITWLLPAALVLFAAALLLGRRMARTDPRRATLLLFGGWLIVTALAFSFMAGIFHAYYTVALAPALAGVVAIGASAVWGARGRLWVRILSAVTLIGTAVWAWVLLDRATDWLPWLKVVVLIIALAASVLLLLAPRSRPLSGATIATTLVAALLAPTAYTIQTVTTGHTGSIVTAGPTVSGAMGGPGGGRGFGGAPNGGGQGGAPGGGFGGQGGFPGGNAGPGGTTGGTTGGTGGTGGTTGGTGAAGGTTGGTTGTQGGPTGAPGAAGGGGMRGLLGSSTVSSQLSALLKADASSYTWVAAAIGSNSAAGYQLATQEAVMPVGGFNGSDPSPTLEQFEQYVKEGKIHYFIAGGVGQANGGSSASSAIASWVEKNFTATTVGGVTLYDLTK from the coding sequence ATGTCCGTCAGCACCGCACCAAGCCAGACCGTCTCACCCAGCTCGGCCACCGCGACCGCGCCACCCGGCCGCTCGGCCGTCTGGCTGCGCCGCCTCGTGCGCGGCCGGGAGGACGCCGCCGTCTGGGAGCGCCCAGCGCTCCTCGGCCTCCTCGCCGTCACCGCGCTGCTCTATCTGTGGGACCTCGCCGCCAGCGGCTGGGCGAACTCCTTCTACTCCGCCGCCGTGCAGGCGGGCTCTGTGAACTGGGAGGCGTTCTTCTACGGCTCCAGCGACGCCGCGAACTCGATCACGGTCGACAAACCGCCCGCGAGCCTCTGGATCATGGCGCTCTCGGTGCGGATCTTCGGGCTCAGCTCCTGGAGCATCCTGGTGCCGGAGGCCCTGATGGGCGTCGCGACCGTGTGGCTGGTCTACCTGATCGTGCGCCGCAACTTCAGCGCACGTACGGCGCTGCTCGCGGGCGGCGTGCTGGCGGTCACCCCGGTGGCCGCGCTGATGTTCCGCTTCAACAACCCGGACGCGCTGCTCGTGCTGCTGCTGACTCTCGCCACCTACCTGACCCTGCGCGGCATCGAATCGGGCCGGATCCGGTGGGTGGTCTGGGCGGGCGTAGCCGTCGGCTTCGGGTTCCTGACCAAGCAGCTGCAGGCGTTCCTGATCCTCCCGGTGCTGGCCGGCGTCTACCTGGCGGCCGCTCGCGTCTCGTGGGCGAAGCGCTTCGGCCACCTGTTCGCCGCGCTCGGCGCGGTCGTGGCCGCGGCCGGCTGGTGGGTCGCGATCGTCGAGCTCATGCCTGCGTCGATGCGCCCGTACATCGGCGGCTCGCAGACCAACAGCTTCCTCGAACTGACCTTCGGCTACAACGGCCTCGGCCGCCTCACCGGCAACGAAACCGGCAGCGTCACCAGCGGTCGCGGCGGAGCGACGGGCGGCGGGATGTGGGGGGCGACCGGCATCCTCCGCCTGTTCGAGAACGAGATCGGCGGCCAGATCACCTGGTTGCTTCCCGCAGCGCTCGTGCTGTTCGCCGCGGCGCTCCTCCTCGGCCGCCGGATGGCGCGCACCGACCCCCGGCGCGCGACCCTCCTGCTGTTCGGAGGCTGGCTGATCGTGACCGCGCTGGCGTTCAGCTTCATGGCCGGCATCTTCCACGCGTACTACACGGTCGCCCTCGCCCCGGCCCTCGCCGGCGTCGTCGCGATCGGCGCCTCGGCGGTCTGGGGCGCCCGCGGCCGGCTCTGGGTGCGCATCCTCTCGGCCGTGACCCTGATCGGCACGGCGGTCTGGGCATGGGTCCTGCTGGACCGGGCGACCGACTGGCTCCCGTGGCTCAAGGTCGTCGTCCTCATCATCGCGCTCGCGGCGTCCGTGCTGCTGCTCCTTGCCCCGCGCAGCCGGCCACTGTCGGGCGCGACCATCGCCACCACCCTGGTGGCGGCACTGCTCGCCCCGACCGCCTACACGATCCAGACCGTGACCACCGGTCACACCGGGTCGATCGTGACGGCAGGGCCGACGGTGTCGGGCGCGATGGGCGGACCGGGCGGAGGCCGCGGGTTCGGCGGAGCGCCGAACGGCGGCGGCCAGGGCGGCGCGCCCGGCGGCGGGTTCGGCGGGCAGGGCGGGTTCCCGGGTGGGAACGCTGGTCCTGGAGGGACGACCGGCGGCACGACCGGTGGGACCGGAGGGACCGGCGGCACGACCGGAGGAACGGGTGCGGCCGGCGGTACGACCGGCGGCACGACCGGCACGCAGGGCGGCCCCACCGGCGCTCCCGGCGCCGCGGGCGGGGGCGGCATGCGCGGCCTGCTCGGCTCCAGCACCGTCAGCTCCCAGCTCAGCGCGCTGCTGAAAGCCGACGCGTCCTCCTACACCTGGGTGGCGGCGGCGATCGGCTCCAACTCCGCCGCCGGCTACCAGCTCGCGACCCAGGAGGCCGTCATGCCGGTCGGCGGCTTCAACGGCTCGGATCCGTCGCCCACCCTGGAGCAGTTCGAGCAGTATGTGAAGGAGGGCAAGATCCACTACTTCATCGCGGGCGGAGTCGGCCAGGCCAACGGCGGGAGCAGCGCCTCCAGCGCGATCGCGTCCTGGGTCGAGAAGAACTTCACCGCGACCACGGTGGGAGGTGTCACCCTCTACGACCTGACGAAGTGA